In Calidithermus timidus DSM 17022, the following are encoded in one genomic region:
- a CDS encoding MBL fold metallo-hydrolase — protein MSLRPQVLGAPGHDNALFVRADLGHRLQRFLFDCGQDCTADLPLAEVQAVDYLCFSHLHMDHIGGFDPFFRATFERPQPITVWGPPDTARILHHRFQGYLWNMPGNSSGSWLVHEVHPGHLHSYRFELPEAFTIAHDEGTRPSQGTLLETEQLSLEALALDHRTPSLAYLLREKPKQHVDARKLQALGLPSGAWIKQLKEPLPGQRSLEIEGRSYDLQALRAELLVNAPGDSVAYLTDFRLDEAAMWRLVLWLEGVQILVCESQYRHADLELARRNYHLTSVQAALLAREAGAGELILFHLSDRYASRERSLLLHEAQAIFPNTRFPEHWKLAR, from the coding sequence ATGAGCCTTCGCCCGCAAGTGCTCGGAGCACCCGGCCACGACAACGCCCTCTTCGTCCGGGCGGACCTCGGCCACCGGCTCCAGCGCTTCCTCTTCGACTGCGGCCAGGACTGCACGGCGGATCTCCCCCTGGCCGAGGTCCAGGCCGTGGACTACCTGTGCTTTTCCCACCTACACATGGATCACATCGGCGGCTTCGACCCCTTCTTCCGCGCCACCTTCGAGCGGCCCCAGCCCATCACGGTCTGGGGCCCACCGGATACTGCCCGCATCCTGCACCACCGCTTCCAGGGCTACCTCTGGAACATGCCCGGCAACAGCAGCGGCTCCTGGTTGGTGCACGAGGTTCACCCTGGTCACTTGCACAGCTACCGCTTCGAGCTGCCCGAGGCTTTTACCATCGCCCACGACGAGGGCACCCGCCCCTCGCAGGGCACCCTGCTCGAGACCGAACAGCTCAGCCTCGAGGCCCTGGCCCTCGATCACCGCACCCCCTCGCTGGCCTACCTGCTGCGCGAGAAGCCCAAGCAGCACGTGGACGCGCGGAAGCTGCAAGCCCTGGGCCTGCCCTCGGGAGCCTGGATCAAACAGCTCAAAGAGCCCCTGCCGGGGCAGCGCAGCCTCGAGATCGAGGGCCGAAGCTACGACCTGCAGGCCCTCCGCGCCGAACTCCTGGTCAACGCCCCCGGCGACTCGGTGGCCTACCTGACCGACTTCCGGCTCGACGAAGCCGCCATGTGGCGATTGGTGCTCTGGCTCGAGGGGGTGCAAATCCTGGTCTGCGAGAGCCAGTACCGCCACGCCGACCTCGAGCTCGCCCGCAGGAACTACCACCTCACCAGCGTCCAGGCCGCCCTGCTCGCCAGGGAAGCCGGGGCGGGGGAACTCATCCTCTTCCACCTCTCCGACCGCTACGCCTCGAGGGAGCGCAGCCTGCTGCTACACGAGGCTCAGGCGATCTTCCCCAACACCCGCTTCCCCGAGCACTGGAAGCTCGCGCGGTAG